Proteins encoded within one genomic window of Besnoitia besnoiti strain Bb-Ger1 chromosome II, whole genome shotgun sequence:
- a CDS encoding rhoptry kinase family protein (incomplete catalytic triad) (encoded by transcript BESB_040440) → MAMHVFISATSLVFAAWLAHGADGLWQPHSSPRSRSVLSLHPNGPGEDAIQAGKFHADFFELRNEDLKGMSWIEGPGSAGAPREEATQPAGRFARLFERLRWGKRARSEPPATDETPARPRLSMGQKLAQHLRRAQAGLRRIAPKWLSRLRARVRNWWAPEGPIPVFPESEPEDLLARQVVQQRMWLLELRRKRDLGGSQETPVASVTVTSASTGGTKQLKVGPLFWKGDDGFVMYSAEDVETGEELVLKAVTAHGADTTASVAVLQAEASCLKNLQNINTPQEARDRLRFLLPDDTFTVAEAPPAKALSLSFSEAPVANFFLRMPKPVTTLLAYLQAMEKGVFHGSDHRPLQHLLTLRVIRLAAILQTQGLVHGGFTPDNLLMMPDGRLMLSGFGVVRKNGSVGPVTDVKPTYAPPGFMRGGKTVKYTYALNAWQLGLTIHQIWCSRLPFRLKTPGMSRAGNRPSMDRPGYNIFYFDDCDVIPSPVEGLIKKLLHFRGWRRMLALSAFRSSEYEAIRRDVDSLFESYKADLRQEEVSAQPQVPRPGRRIASKRWARVNKRWARRQLACRAYRQVPEKVTLNR, encoded by the coding sequence ATGGCGATGCATGTCTTCATATCAGCCACTTCGCTGGTGTTCGCTGCGTGGCTAGCGCATGGAGCAGACGGACTGTGGCAGCCCCATTCAAGTCCTCGGTCTCGGTCTGTCCTCAGTCTCCACCCTAACGGGCCTGGCGAGGATGCAATCCAAGCAGGGAAATTCCATGCAGACTTCTTTGAACTGAGGAATGAAGACTTGAAAGGCATGTCGTGGATTGAAGGGcccggcagcgccggcgcaccACGCGAAGAGGCTACCCAACCCGCAGGACGATTTGCAAGGTTGTTTGAAAGGCTTCGTTGGGGGAAGCGGGCGAGGAGCGAACCGCCGGCTACGGACGAAACACCTGCAAGGCCTCGGTTGTCGATGGGGCAGAAACTTGCTCAGCACTTGCGGAGGGCACAGGCAGGGTTACGTCGCATCGCTCCCAAGTGGCTATCTCGTCTAAGGGCGAGAGTCCGAAACTGGTGGGCACCGGAGGGGCCTATTCCAGTTTTTCCCGAAAGCGAGCCTGAAGATCTTCTCGCCCGCCAAGTTGTACAACAACGGATGTGGCTATTAGAATTACGACGAAAGCGGGACCTTGGAGGCAGTCAAGAGACACCTGTCGCTTCAGTGACTGTAACCTCAGCGTCCACGGGTGGAACGAAGCAGCTGAAGGTTGGCCCGCTTTTCTGGAAGGGTGACGACGGGTTTGTGATGTACTCGGCGGAGGACGTAGAAACAGGCGAAGAACTTGTTTTGAAGGCCGTGACCGCGCACGGGGCAGATACAACAGCAAGCGTGGCGGTATTGCAGGCTGAGGCGTCATGTCTGAAAAACCTTCAGAACATCAACACCCCTCAAGAAGCTCGAGACCGGTTGCGGTTTCTGCTCCCCGACGACACGTTCACTgtggcagaggcgccgccggctaAGGCGTTATCCTTGTCATTTTCAGAGGCGCCGGTAGCGAACTTTTTCCTTCGCATGCCCAAACCGGTGACAACCCTCCTCGCGTACCTCCAGGCGATGGAGAAAGGCGTATTTCACGGAAGCGACCACAGGCCGCTCCAGCATCTGCTGACCCTTCGTGTCATACGGCTGGCGGCGATCCTGCAGACGCAAGGACTTGTGCACGGCGGGTTCACGCCTGATAATCTTCTCATGATGCCCGATGGCCGATTGATGCTAAGCGGGTTTGGCGTCGTGCGAAAGAATGGATCCGTGGGCCCGGTGACAGATGTGAAGCCAACATATGCGCCTCCGGGATTTATGCGTGGCGGCAAGACCGTGAAATACACTTACGCGCTCAATGCATGGCAGCTGGGGCTGACTATCCATCAGATCTGGTGCTCTAGGCTGCCATTCCGCCTGAAGACGCCGGGTATGTCGCGCGCCGGAAACAGGCCAAGCATGGATCGGCCGGGATACAATATTTTTTATTTCGATGACTGTGATGTTATTCCTTCCCCCGTAGAAGGACTTATTAAAAAGCTCCTGCACTtccgcggctggcgccgtATGCTCGCTCTGTCAGCCTTCCGCAGCTCTGAATATGAAGCGATCAGACGTGATGTTGACTCACTGTTCGAAAGCTATAAGGCAGACCTACGCCAGGAGGAGGTGTCGGCTCAGCCCCAGGTCCCCCGACCGGGGCGGCGGATAGCCAGCAAACGCTGGGCGAGAGTCAACAAGCGgtgggcgaggaggcagctaGCATGCCGCGCCTATCGACAAGTCCCAGAGAAGGTGACGCTGAATCGATGA
- a CDS encoding hypothetical protein (encoded by transcript BESB_040430) yields MTDLQATPRPSAFLGTPFCPLSLEELYESIRAEKGLKKHEQPSLPALLSAAAAASRRHAAQLAAFARRAKRAVLASQLPAARPGPTDIRQGARATPEALAGAQGQLAAAPAARRAGDDQEAAGGSEGGDRASEAEQDAERAEKRALLLHEGARRAERLANEALAAAKAAESNAQVGLEPATLWATDEQGKKEFHGAFRGGFSAGYRNTAGSEEGWTSQSFRSSRHDRQMNREKVTQRPEDFMDEEDFQEVTTRRAPVCSALSQPPLGRLQPSTQLVSSSPVERDTEEVEEAAPEGLRAAAAAKARVASGRDGAMEMAEEGLQDDTDFAGGAARREGRVDAFCRVTGWLKHRFERRLKLLRNALEAESRRLEGSREAEPRPEAGRGDSEPNRVLQRGEADAERQREVAGKKESGPQLPPHLERLRRLQKSVEDLGERRRKEAEACARQMKDDADLSEGAACSARIGDRNAELLRERRSEEGVARGSFLAAKTRERALAHSAGAANASQAGEQGGSARDQGREALFHSEDRETTARLLHLLLAEEEKENKRLADLHRDAQELLLIAAEGKEAQADLLNAPMGSFAQPEEGRRRACRQTSLSSRDAESDGEQPRVSPQALESLSASCPGSSTGGAVQVFGGSVLQQRGGDDELFLVVDSDDDGQRIFESSNYQSHKHFAEVSGDGEEREADTLEGGGEEGSEEEAADFDISRLFNMEKKQQTVISAWFIPRSPPPRFDGVYRPPPPPSFSSSVLWEPPSALASPARPGVAQLPPARRAALLESGEQMRADSAPESPDAAGGGRSGKGDAGLDRDGAREGAREGREGQHAERRSRWERRRSRRSWGVLASEYAAEKGDAEPEMRQRGAPSDAVEPTGDPPRALSRPTQPPGLPPPFVYPRPSGAAAVPPPLSAAPLSAAVPAPPGRELPLWQGVPEEEKQRILCRLFGDGDEKAGGSAAAGASARETESANNRKTFFAWSRVRRKLPQWTREGELYPQAAHLEQHQKHQLQKRKQEELERQWNALQRQIRDVGADIEVVIKENPGKRMRWKLFVEESEREEAAAERQQAEAFSPLSGAPSVQSLPPLSTSPQPVSASPPASAPAPSSALSAAEDESEAKEFLAWRRRLALLRAQLRETRRAAAACAAEAWQEGTFGASLGERAFAAGFLDDVRGAETPSEKGPPAEAGGTAPKPEGQRRSRRDRAEAGGTAPMPEGQRCDGAARLGKEAETTVAERAERTGRASGDGSADFQRSEERGEDEGDAQGGGLERPDEALGGFRRREGRRRRETHGNEEEAEERGKRRRREGDGCEERKDEGGEEARGTLTLEKMLPLLKSRRTTANWAPNPTLCHRLGIPNRWARMPCVDDCQPQQLPKGGDFVFSESDRDETTWSSLAASSIAQDQTTRGELPTSCGASTTGPALEPVAAAVSWEAAMEAFDTGETRPPLADLFKAVFDEDPSDSSEEDD; encoded by the exons ATGACCGACCTTcaagcgacgccgaggccctCGGCATTTCTAGGAACGCCCTTCTGTCCGCTCTCTCTGGAAGAGTTGTATGAGTCGAttcgcgcggagaagggTCTGAAAAAACATGAGCAgccttcgcttcctgcgctgctctccgccgcggccgccgcctcccgccgtcACGCCGCTCAGCTCGCCGCGtttgcgcgtcgcgcgaaaCGCGCAGTTTTGGCGAGCCAGCTGCCAGCTGCCCGCCCCGGACCCACAGACATAAGACAAGGCGCCAGGGCAACGCCAGaggcgctcgcaggcgcacagGGGCAGctagctgctgcgcctgcggctcgccgcgccggagacgaccaagaggcggcaggcgggagTGAAGGAGGAGACCGAGCGAGCGAAGCTGagcaggacgcggagagggcagagaagagggcgTTGCTGTTGCATGAGGGCGCTCGCCGAGCAGAACGCCTCGCCAATGAGGCTCTTGCTGCAGCTAAAGCCGCAGAATCGAATGCGCAAGTTGGCCTCGAACCCGCGACCTTGTGGGCAACCGATGAGCAGGGGAAGAAGGAGTTCCATGGAGCGTTCAGGGGCGGCTTTTCCGCCGGGTACAGGAACACCGCAGGCTCGGAAGAAG GATGGACTTCACAGAGCTTCCGCTCTTCGCGGCATGACAGACAAATGAACAGAGAGAAAGTCACGCAGCGGCCCGAAGACTTTATGGACGAAGAGGACTTCCAG gaggtCACAacccggcgcgcgcctgtgtGCTCTGCCctctcgcagccgcctcttGGTCGGCTTCAGCCGTCAACGCAGCttgtttcctcctctcctgtgGAGCGAGATACGGAGGAAGTggaagaagcagcgcctgaagggctgcgcgcggctgcagctgcaaagGCGAGAGTagcgagcggccgcgacgggGCGATGGAGATGGCTGAGGAGGGCTTGCAGGATGACACAGACTTCGCGGGAggggcggcgagacgcgaggggCGCGTCGACGCCTTTTGCCGAGTCACTGGCTGGCTGAAGCACCGCTTCGAGAGGCGCCTGAAGCTACTCAGGAACGCGCTagaggcggagagccgccGACTCGAAGgctcgagagaggcagagccgcggcctgaggcggggcggggggacaGCGAGCCCAACCGGGtgctgcagcgaggagaggcggacgccgaAAGACAGCGAGAGGTCGCAGGAAAGAAGGAGAGCGGCCCACAGTTGCCGCCGCACCTCGAGCgacttcgccgcctgcaaaAGAGCGTCGAGGACCTGGGAGAAAGGCGGCGAAAAGAGGCCGAAGCGTGTGCGAGGCAGATgaaagacgacgcggacctcagcgagggcgccgcatgcagcgcgcgcatAGGGGACAGAAACGCAGAGCTCTtgagggagaggagaagcgaagaagggGTTGCCAGAGGGAGTTTTTTGGCCGCGAAAACACGAGAACGTGCTTTAGCGCAttcagcaggcgcggcgaacgcgagtCAAGCCGGCGAGCAGGGCGGGTCGGCGCGTGACcaagggcgagaggcgctttTTCACAGCGAAGACCGCGAGACAacggcgcggcttcttcaCTTACTCTtggcggaggaagagaaggaaaacaaACGACTCGCGGATCTCCACAGAGACGCACAAGAGCTTCTGCTCATCGCTGCCGAAGGCaaagaggcgcaggctgACCTCCTGAACGCCCCAATGGGCTCGTTTGCGCAGCCTGAAGAAGGCCGGCGCCGGGCCTGTAGACAGACGAGTCTGAGCTCGAGAGACGCtgagagcgacggagagcaACCTCGAGTCTCGCCGCAAGCCCTGGAGAGTTTGTCGGCGTCTTGCCCCGGTTCGTCGACTGGAGGCGCCGTTCAGGTGTTTGGCGGGAGCGTGTTGCaacagcgcggcggagacgatgAACTTTTCTTGGTGGtagacagcgacgacgatgGGCAGCGTATATTCGAGTCCTCTAACTACCAGTCCCACAAGCACTTCGCCGAGGTCTctggagacggcgaagaaagagaagcagacacgcTGGAGGGTGGTGGAGAAgagggaagcgaagaagaggctgccGACTTTGACATCAGTCGTCTCTTCAATATGGAAAAGAAACAGCAAACAGTCATAAGTGCTTG GTTCATTCCTCGGTCGCCGCCACCTCGGTTCGACGGCGTGTATAgaccgcctcctcccccgtcgttttcttcctcggtTCTCTGGGAGCCTCCTTCTGCGCTAGCTTCTCCGGCACGGCCGGGCGTGGCGCAGCTcccgcccgcgaggcgcgcggctctgctggAGTCGGGCGAGCAGATGCGCGCGGATTCGGCCCCGGAGAGCccggacgcggcgggcggcgggcgcagtggcaaaggcgacgcagggctGGATCGAGACGGCGCTCGGGAAGGCGCTCGGGAGGGACGCGAGGGGCAacatgcagagagacgctcgcgctgggagcgccggcgctcgaggcgcagTTGGGGAGTGCTGGCGAGCGAGTACGCGGCCGAaaagggagacgcagagccggAAATGCGGCAGCGGGGGGCGCCTTCCGACGCCGTGGAGCCGACGGGCGATCCTCCGCGGGCTCTTTCGCGCccgacgcagccgccgggCCTGCCCCCGCCGTTCGTGTACCCCCGgccgtcgggcgccgccgcggtgcctccgcctctctctgcagctcctcttTCCGCAGCggtgcctgcgcctccgggACGCGAGCTGCCGCTGTGGCAAGGCGTgccagaggaagaaaagcagagaaTTCTGTGTCGGTTGTTcggagacggagacgagaaggcgggggggagcgcggctgctggcgcgagcgcgagagagacagagtcCGCCAACAACCGGAAAACCTTCTTCGCGTGGAGCCGCGTGAGGCGAAAACTGCCGCAGTGGActcgcgagggcgagctctacccgcaggcggcgcaccTGGAGCAACACCAGAAGCACCAGCTTcaaaagagaaaacaggaAGAACTCGAGAGGCAGTGgaacgcgctgcagaggcaaaTCCGCGACGTGGGCGCAGACATCGAAGTGGTTATCAAAGAAAACCCGGGAAAACGCATGCGGTGGAAATTGTTCGTCGAAGAAAGCGAG cgcgaagaggccgcagcagaaCGCCAGCAAGCAGAAGcgttttctccgctctctggGGCGCCGTCTGTGcagtctctccctccgctctcGACTTCCCCTCAgcccgtctctgcgtctccgcctgcgtccgcgcctgctccttcgtcggcgctctccgccgcggaggatgagagcgaagcgaaggagTTCCTTGCCTGGCGCCGTcggctggcgctgctgcgggcgcagctgcgcgagacacgccgggcggcggcggcatgcgcggcggaggcgtggcAGGAAGGCACGTTTGGCGCTTCGCTGGGCGAGCGggcgttcgcggcgggcTTCCTCGACGACGTCCGCGGAGCCGAGACCCCATCGGAGAAAGGCCCACCGGCCGAAGCCGGAGGGACAGCGCCGAAGCCGGAGGGACAGCGCCGAAGCCGGAGGGACAGAGCCGAAGCCGGAGGGACAGCGCCGATGCCGGAGGGACAGcgctgcgacggcgctgcgagactcgggaaggaggcggagacgacggtggcagagcgcgcggagaggacagGCAGGGCCTCGGGCGATGGGTCGGCCGACTTccagagaagcgaagaacGAGGGGAAGATGAGGGAGATGCCCAGGGCGGCGGGCTCGAGAGGCCCGACGAGGCCCTAGGCGGTTTcaggcggcgagaggggcggagacggcgcgagacgcacggaaacgaggaggaggctgaggagagggggaagcgcagaaggcgagagggcgacggctgcgaagagcgcaaagacgagggaggcgaggaagcgcgcgggACGCTCACACTGGAGAAAATGCTGCCGCTGTTGAAGTCGAGGCGAACAACCGCCAACTGGGCGCCGAATCCAACGCTCTGCCACCGACTAGGGATTCCGAACCGCTGGGCAAGAATG CCTTGCGTCGACGATTgccagccgcagcagcttccCAAGGGCGGCGACTTCGTCTTCTCAGAGAGTGACAGGGACGAGACGACTTGgtcttcgctcgctgcgtcaTCAATTGCGCAAGATCAAacgacgcgcggagagctGCCGACAAGCTGCGGCGCATCCACTACTGGGCCTGCGCTGGAGCCTGTCGCAGCTGCGGTATCTTGGGAGGCAGCCATGGAGGCGTTTGATACAGGCGAAACGCGCCCCCCGCTCGCGGATCTCTTCAAA gctgTGTTCGACGAAGACcccagcgacagcagcgaggaagacgactgA